From a region of the Listeria monocytogenes ATCC 19117 genome:
- the dltC gene encoding D-alanine--poly(phosphoribitol) ligase subunit DltC — MAFRENVLEILEEITETDEVVQNTNIKLFDEGLLDSMATVQLLIEIEEKLDITVPVSEFDRDEWATPEMIITQLEALK; from the coding sequence ATGGCTTTTCGTGAAAATGTATTAGAAATCTTAGAGGAAATTACAGAAACGGATGAAGTAGTACAAAATACAAATATTAAATTATTTGATGAAGGCTTGCTTGATTCTATGGCTACGGTTCAACTTTTAATTGAAATTGAAGAAAAATTAGATATCACTGTACCTGTTTCCGAATTTGACCGCGACGAATGGGCTACTCCTGAAATGATTATTACACAACTCGAGGCGCTAAAATAA
- the dltB gene encoding D-alanyl-lipoteichoic acid biosynthesis protein DltB, with protein sequence MSLPYGTILYFGVLVLFLIPIIVAGLLGKRLPIYNAFVTLVFLYFMFSASPVQGATFIFFVFWQLALVRLYFHYRQEKKQNHGGVFVIAVILSILPLIISKVVPILGDNVTMVGFLGISYLTFKAAQMIIEIRDNLIKQYNAWDFVNFLLFFPTISSGPIDRFRRFKKDVDNPPSKEAYLALLNRGIFLIFLGFLYKFIIAYLVNKHFVVPLDIAITHHVDTTKSLIGYMYAYSMYLFFDFAGYSAFAVGVSYLLGVQTPMNFNKPFAARNIKEFWNRWHMTLSFWFRDYVFMRFVFWVTKKKWFKSKFTIAYLAYFVNFFIMGVWHGLHWYYIVYGLYQATLIVGFDLFERFNKKYKFYPKNKITYVIGVFITFQFVCFGFLIFSGILDKINF encoded by the coding sequence GTGAGTTTACCATACGGCACAATCCTTTATTTTGGAGTACTTGTACTATTTTTGATTCCTATCATAGTAGCTGGTTTGTTAGGAAAAAGATTACCGATTTATAATGCTTTTGTGACACTCGTATTTTTATACTTTATGTTCTCAGCAAGTCCAGTCCAAGGAGCTACTTTTATCTTCTTTGTCTTCTGGCAACTTGCTCTTGTACGACTTTACTTCCATTACAGGCAGGAGAAAAAGCAGAACCACGGCGGCGTATTCGTCATAGCAGTGATTCTGTCTATTCTCCCCCTTATTATCTCTAAAGTTGTTCCAATTTTAGGAGACAATGTTACAATGGTTGGTTTCCTAGGGATTTCCTACTTAACATTTAAAGCGGCACAAATGATTATTGAAATACGCGATAACTTAATTAAACAGTATAACGCGTGGGATTTTGTTAATTTCTTACTATTCTTCCCGACTATATCATCCGGACCGATTGACCGATTCCGTCGCTTTAAAAAAGACGTGGATAATCCGCCTAGTAAAGAAGCTTATCTAGCTTTATTAAATCGAGGAATATTCCTTATCTTCCTTGGTTTTCTCTACAAATTCATTATCGCTTACTTAGTAAACAAACATTTTGTTGTTCCACTAGACATCGCGATTACACACCATGTAGACACAACAAAGAGTTTAATTGGTTATATGTATGCCTATAGTATGTATTTATTCTTTGACTTTGCAGGTTACAGTGCCTTTGCAGTTGGGGTTAGTTACTTACTCGGCGTTCAAACACCTATGAACTTTAACAAACCTTTCGCAGCTCGCAATATTAAAGAGTTCTGGAATCGTTGGCATATGACGCTTTCTTTCTGGTTCCGCGATTATGTATTCATGCGTTTCGTATTTTGGGTTACAAAAAAGAAATGGTTTAAAAGTAAGTTCACTATTGCCTACCTAGCATATTTCGTTAACTTTTTCATCATGGGTGTATGGCATGGACTTCATTGGTATTACATCGTTTATGGCCTTTATCAAGCAACACTAATTGTTGGATTTGACCTATTCGAACGCTTTAACAAGAAGTACAAATTCTATCCAAAAAACAAAATTACTTATGTAATCGGCGTTTTCATTACATTCCAATTTGTTTGTTTCGGATTCCTGATATTCTCAGGTATTTTAGATAAAATTAATTTTTAA
- the dltA gene encoding D-alanine--poly(phosphoribitol) ligase subunit DltA: protein MTTSIIERIDAWAEKTPDFPCYEYAGTRLSYKELKRQSDAFGSFLLKNLNTDKEKPIIVYGHMSPLMLVAFLGSIKSGRAYVPVDVSMPVERIEQIKKAADPSLFICTEELPSNLTITGCPVLTQDQLMDALEKHFGEVPDKEACVKNDDNYYIIYTSGSTGNPKGVQISQNNLVSFSNWILQDFSLSQGLRFLNQAPFSFDLSVMDLYPSLLSGGTLVPLDKTITANMKDLYREIPAQNLDVWVSTPSFADLCLLDDNFNQENNPGLIRFLFCGEVLAKKTASELLNRFPDAVIYNTYGPTEATVAVTQVKVTREVIDAYPSLPLGVIKPDMRLHIVDQETGEVLPEGEKGEIVLIGASVSKGYLNEPEKTDQVFFDYKGYQAYRTGDSGIIKDGYLFFQGRLDFQIKLHGYRIELEDIENNLKKVSYIQNCAIIPKMKDEKVDMLVAQVIPTNHDFEKEYQLSAAIKNELKEFMPAYMIPRKWIYKTEFPLTMNGKIDRKALNSEVNK, encoded by the coding sequence ATGACAACGAGTATCATAGAAAGAATTGATGCATGGGCAGAGAAGACACCGGATTTCCCTTGCTATGAATATGCTGGAACACGTCTTTCCTATAAAGAACTAAAACGACAATCTGATGCATTCGGCTCTTTTCTACTAAAAAACCTAAATACTGACAAAGAAAAACCTATTATCGTTTACGGACATATGTCTCCCCTAATGCTAGTTGCATTTTTAGGCTCTATCAAATCAGGTCGAGCTTATGTACCAGTAGATGTTTCTATGCCAGTTGAACGTATAGAACAAATTAAAAAAGCAGCTGATCCTTCTTTGTTTATTTGTACAGAAGAGCTACCTAGTAACCTTACTATTACTGGTTGTCCGGTACTAACACAAGATCAGCTAATGGACGCCTTAGAGAAACATTTCGGAGAAGTTCCAGATAAAGAAGCATGTGTAAAAAATGATGATAACTACTATATTATTTACACATCCGGAAGTACAGGAAATCCTAAAGGGGTTCAAATCAGTCAAAACAATCTAGTAAGTTTTAGTAACTGGATATTACAAGACTTTTCTTTAAGCCAAGGATTGCGTTTCTTAAACCAAGCACCCTTTTCCTTCGATCTATCCGTTATGGATTTATATCCAAGTTTACTATCGGGTGGAACGCTTGTACCTCTTGATAAAACAATTACTGCGAATATGAAAGATTTATATCGTGAAATACCTGCTCAAAACTTGGATGTATGGGTTTCTACTCCTTCTTTTGCTGATTTGTGCTTACTAGACGATAACTTTAACCAAGAAAATAACCCTGGCTTAATTCGTTTCTTATTCTGTGGTGAAGTACTTGCCAAGAAAACAGCAAGCGAATTGCTGAATCGTTTCCCAGATGCAGTTATTTACAACACATACGGACCTACAGAAGCAACCGTGGCTGTCACTCAAGTAAAAGTAACTCGAGAGGTTATCGATGCTTATCCAAGCTTACCACTTGGCGTTATTAAACCAGATATGCGTTTACACATCGTTGACCAAGAAACTGGTGAGGTTCTTCCAGAAGGCGAAAAAGGAGAAATTGTCCTGATTGGTGCTAGCGTTTCTAAAGGTTACTTAAATGAACCTGAAAAAACAGACCAAGTATTCTTCGACTATAAAGGTTATCAAGCTTATCGCACAGGAGACTCTGGCATTATCAAAGACGGTTATCTGTTCTTCCAAGGACGTCTTGACTTCCAAATTAAACTGCATGGTTATCGCATCGAATTAGAAGATATCGAAAACAACCTAAAAAAAGTAAGTTACATTCAAAACTGCGCTATTATTCCTAAAATGAAAGATGAAAAGGTAGATATGTTGGTCGCACAGGTCATCCCTACTAACCATGATTTCGAAAAAGAATACCAGCTAAGTGCAGCAATAAAAAATGAACTGAAAGAATTTATGCCAGCATACATGATCCCAAGAAAATGGATTTACAAAACGGAATTCCCGTTAACTATGAATGGCAAAATCGATCGCAAGGCGCTTAATAGCGAGGTTAACAAGTGA
- a CDS encoding teichoic acid D-Ala incorporation-associated protein DltX: MNKIKLILQHPATIFTMKTFFYLVVLLGLLWFYGFKNPEGAKFIYNEF, from the coding sequence ATGAATAAAATAAAACTCATTTTGCAACATCCAGCAACTATTTTTACAATGAAAACTTTTTTCTACCTTGTTGTTTTGCTAGGATTGCTTTGGTTTTATGGTTTCAAAAACCCTGAAGGTGCGAAATTCATTTACAATGAATTCTAA
- the rpiA gene encoding ribose-5-phosphate isomerase RpiA, whose product MINQKKIAGEKACEWIKDGMVVGLGTGSTVYYTIEKLGEMVNNGLHITGVATSEETSKQAQNLGIPLKSLNDVAEIDITIDGADEIDTDFQGIKGGGGALLREKMVASASLKNIWVVSEEKLVRNLGKFPLPIEVIPFGWKQIERTLEKEHIQTILRRQSSGEIYVTNNGNYILDIVNQTFRDAEMWQEKLAQIPGIVEHGLFLHYVDIIVCAKANGEIELIKK is encoded by the coding sequence ATGATTAATCAAAAGAAGATAGCAGGAGAAAAGGCTTGTGAGTGGATTAAAGATGGAATGGTTGTGGGCCTTGGAACGGGCAGTACAGTCTATTACACGATTGAAAAGCTTGGAGAAATGGTAAATAATGGTTTGCATATTACAGGGGTGGCAACTTCTGAAGAAACAAGCAAACAAGCACAAAATTTAGGAATACCTTTGAAATCGCTAAATGACGTAGCGGAAATAGATATTACTATTGATGGTGCTGATGAAATTGATACGGATTTTCAAGGAATAAAAGGTGGAGGAGGAGCACTATTACGTGAAAAAATGGTAGCAAGTGCGAGTTTGAAAAACATTTGGGTTGTCAGTGAGGAGAAGCTTGTAAGAAACTTAGGGAAGTTTCCTTTGCCTATAGAAGTAATACCTTTTGGTTGGAAGCAAATTGAGAGAACACTTGAAAAAGAGCATATTCAAACAATTTTACGGAGACAATCTTCAGGAGAAATCTATGTGACAAATAACGGGAACTATATTTTGGATATAGTAAATCAAACTTTTAGGGATGCAGAAATGTGGCAAGAAAAATTAGCGCAAATTCCAGGGATTGTGGAGCATGGATTATTTCTTCATTATGTGGATATAATTGTTTGTGCGAAGGCAAATGGCGAAATAGAGCTAATAAAAAAATAG
- a CDS encoding GNAT family N-acetyltransferase, which produces MTVKKVTDDIGKQAALKIRNDVFVVEQHVDPALEWDEFDEIDSVVMFVDYAEDGTPLATGRFREKDGYGKVERICTQKIARGTGSGRRIMEAIESEAKSRGLTTLKLGAQVTAIPFYEKLGYETCSGLFLDAEIEHKEMKKTLT; this is translated from the coding sequence TTGACCGTAAAGAAAGTAACAGATGATATTGGCAAACAAGCCGCACTTAAAATTAGAAATGATGTTTTTGTCGTTGAGCAACATGTTGATCCAGCATTAGAATGGGATGAATTCGATGAAATAGATTCTGTTGTAATGTTTGTTGATTATGCAGAAGATGGCACACCGCTTGCAACCGGTAGATTCCGCGAAAAGGATGGTTATGGTAAAGTCGAACGCATCTGTACCCAGAAAATAGCCCGCGGCACTGGGAGCGGCCGGAGAATCATGGAAGCCATTGAATCCGAAGCTAAGTCTCGTGGCTTAACAACCTTAAAATTAGGAGCCCAAGTAACTGCTATTCCCTTCTATGAAAAATTGGGATACGAAACTTGCTCGGGATTGTTCCTTGATGCTGAAATTGAACATAAAGAAATGAAAAAAACATTAACATAG
- a CDS encoding alpha/beta hydrolase translates to MTAHKMLDEKFYSKSLGEELDLIICLPPDFSPLYKYPLFIVQDGKDYFQFGKLARHSEELALNEQIQKAIFIGIPYKTVMDRREKYHPDGKQNDAYIRFLAFELVPYLEERFPSFQMPTSRFLMGDSLGASVSLKAALLFPFTFGNVILHSPYVDDTILTLAEKVDPSKVKIFHIIGDRETAVETSGNEVLDFLSPNKSLEQILSTRGFDYYFHVFNGDHRWKYWQPFIKDSLQFMLPVNTFDLESMRA, encoded by the coding sequence ATGACAGCTCACAAAATGTTAGATGAGAAATTTTATAGTAAATCGCTAGGAGAGGAACTTGATTTAATTATCTGCTTACCACCTGATTTTTCTCCACTATACAAATATCCACTTTTCATTGTACAAGATGGTAAAGATTATTTTCAGTTTGGCAAACTTGCGCGTCACTCCGAAGAATTAGCGCTAAATGAGCAGATTCAAAAAGCCATTTTCATTGGTATCCCATACAAAACTGTTATGGATCGTCGCGAAAAATATCATCCGGACGGTAAACAAAACGATGCATATATCAGATTTTTAGCATTTGAACTCGTTCCTTATCTTGAAGAACGCTTTCCTTCTTTCCAAATGCCTACTAGTAGATTCCTGATGGGAGATTCACTCGGGGCATCCGTTTCTTTAAAGGCAGCTCTTCTTTTTCCCTTTACATTTGGTAATGTGATTTTACATTCCCCCTATGTGGATGACACAATCCTTACACTTGCAGAAAAAGTAGACCCTTCAAAAGTGAAAATCTTCCATATTATCGGTGACCGAGAAACTGCAGTCGAAACATCCGGAAATGAAGTGCTCGATTTCCTATCACCAAATAAATCTTTAGAGCAAATTTTAAGCACTCGCGGATTTGATTATTATTTCCATGTATTTAACGGTGATCATCGCTGGAAATACTGGCAGCCATTTATCAAAGATTCTTTACAATTTATGCTACCAGTGAATACATTTGATTTAGAAAGCATGCGCGCATAA
- a CDS encoding branched-chain amino acid aminotransferase — translation MSKDIDWSNLGFSYIKTDKRYISYWKDGEWDEGTLTEDNTLHISEGSTALHYGQQCFEGLKAYRCKDGSINLFRPDRNAARIQKSCERLLMPHIPTEKFIDAVMQVVRANEEFVPPYGTGATLYLRPFVIGVGDNIGVHAAPEYIFSVFCSPVGPYFKGGMAPTNFIVSDFDRAAPNGTGAAKVGGNYAASLLPGQAAKERNFGDCIYLDPATHTKIEEVGSANFFGITKDDKFVTPYSPSILPSITKYSLLYLAEHRLGLEALEGDVYIDKLDEFKEAGACGTAAVITPIGGIQTKDDFHVFHSETEVGPVTKRLFDELCGIQFGDVEAPEGWIYKVK, via the coding sequence ATGAGTAAAGATATTGACTGGAGTAATTTAGGATTTAGTTATATTAAAACGGATAAGCGTTACATTTCTTATTGGAAAGACGGGGAATGGGATGAAGGTACGCTAACAGAAGATAATACGCTACATATTAGTGAGGGTTCAACAGCGCTTCATTACGGACAACAATGTTTTGAAGGTTTAAAAGCATATCGTTGTAAGGACGGTTCAATTAATCTTTTCCGCCCAGATCGGAATGCTGCTCGTATTCAAAAAAGCTGTGAGCGTTTATTAATGCCTCACATCCCAACTGAAAAATTTATTGATGCTGTTATGCAAGTTGTTCGTGCCAATGAAGAATTTGTACCGCCGTATGGAACAGGTGCAACACTTTATTTACGTCCATTTGTTATTGGTGTAGGTGACAATATTGGTGTTCATGCAGCCCCAGAGTATATTTTCTCTGTTTTCTGTTCACCAGTCGGCCCTTACTTCAAAGGTGGAATGGCGCCAACTAACTTTATTGTTTCCGATTTTGACCGTGCTGCTCCAAATGGTACGGGTGCCGCAAAAGTAGGCGGAAACTATGCTGCAAGTTTACTTCCAGGCCAGGCTGCAAAAGAACGCAATTTTGGTGATTGTATTTATTTAGATCCAGCTACTCATACAAAAATAGAAGAAGTTGGTTCTGCTAATTTCTTTGGTATTACAAAAGATGATAAATTTGTTACGCCGTATTCTCCTTCTATTTTGCCAAGTATCACGAAGTATTCGTTACTTTATTTGGCAGAGCATCGTCTAGGTTTAGAAGCATTAGAAGGTGATGTATATATTGATAAATTAGATGAGTTTAAAGAAGCTGGAGCATGTGGAACAGCAGCGGTTATTACACCAATTGGTGGTATTCAAACCAAAGATGATTTCCATGTATTCCATAGTGAAACAGAAGTGGGGCCAGTAACGAAGCGTTTATTCGATGAACTATGTGGCATTCAATTTGGAGATGTAGAAGCTCCAGAAGGTTGGATTTATAAAGTGAAATAA
- the lieA gene encoding multidrug efflux ABC transporter ATP-binding protein LieA (ABC transporter involved in aurantimycin A resistance) produces MKEVMIKATGLEKSFKKTEVLKGVDFEVKHGEIFALLGSNGAGKTTTIQILATLLKADNGLATVSSFDVKTEPEKVRKHISLTGQFAAVDGLLTGRENILLIAKLRGEKNPAQTADDLLARFGLEKAADRRADTYSGGMTRRLDIAMSLVGSPDVIFLDEPTTGLDPEGRMEVWKTIKTLSDGGTTILLTTQYLDEAEQLADRIAILHGGTIIANGTLDELKKLFPPAEVEYIEKQPSLEEIFLAIINGKEEVK; encoded by the coding sequence ATGAAAGAAGTGATGATTAAAGCCACGGGTTTGGAAAAGTCATTTAAGAAAACAGAAGTCTTGAAAGGTGTGGATTTTGAAGTAAAACATGGCGAAATTTTTGCATTACTAGGCTCAAACGGTGCGGGCAAGACGACAACCATCCAAATTTTAGCGACTCTTTTAAAAGCGGATAATGGACTTGCTACAGTTTCTAGTTTTGATGTGAAAACGGAGCCGGAAAAAGTACGGAAACATATTAGTCTTACCGGACAATTTGCGGCAGTAGATGGACTTTTAACAGGACGAGAAAATATTTTACTCATTGCTAAGTTACGTGGTGAAAAGAATCCAGCACAAACGGCAGATGACTTATTGGCACGTTTTGGACTTGAAAAAGCTGCGGATCGGCGTGCAGACACTTATTCAGGTGGAATGACAAGACGACTGGATATTGCGATGAGTCTCGTTGGCTCCCCAGATGTGATTTTTCTTGATGAGCCAACAACTGGACTTGATCCGGAAGGGCGAATGGAAGTCTGGAAAACGATTAAAACACTTTCTGATGGAGGAACAACTATATTACTAACAACGCAATATTTAGATGAAGCAGAGCAGCTTGCGGATAGAATCGCTATCCTTCACGGTGGAACCATTATTGCAAATGGAACCTTGGATGAACTTAAAAAATTATTCCCGCCAGCTGAAGTAGAATATATCGAAAAACAACCATCACTAGAAGAAATTTTCTTAGCAATTATTAATGGGAAGGAGGAAGTAAAATGA
- the lieB gene encoding multidrug efflux ABC transporter permease LieB (ABC transporter involved in aurantimycin A resistance): MKAIRDTSILFGRSMRHIMRSPDTIITVAIIPIMIMLMFVYVLGGAIQTGTDNYVDYLLPGIILMAIASGIAYTAVRLFTDVQKGLFQRFHSMPISRSSVLWGHVLTSLVSNVISIVLIILVALLIGFRSSAGIVEWLSVAGILLLFTLALTWVAVIPGLTAKSVDGASAFSYPLIFLPFISSAFVPTDTMPTAVRVFAENQPVTSIVNTIRGLLYSEPIGNDIWIALAWCVGITVVAYVFAITIYKKMV, translated from the coding sequence ATGAAAGCAATTCGTGATACAAGCATATTATTTGGTCGCTCCATGCGTCATATTATGCGTAGTCCTGATACGATTATTACAGTTGCCATTATTCCAATTATGATTATGTTGATGTTTGTGTATGTGCTTGGAGGCGCAATTCAAACGGGGACAGACAATTACGTAGATTATTTGTTGCCGGGAATTATTTTGATGGCAATCGCAAGTGGGATTGCTTATACGGCGGTACGATTATTTACAGATGTACAAAAAGGATTATTTCAACGATTTCATTCTATGCCAATTAGTCGTTCTTCGGTATTATGGGGTCATGTTTTAACTTCTTTAGTTTCTAATGTTATCTCTATTGTGCTCATTATTTTAGTTGCTCTTCTTATTGGTTTTCGTTCATCGGCAGGAATAGTGGAATGGCTTTCTGTAGCCGGTATTTTGCTATTATTCACATTAGCGCTCACATGGGTTGCTGTGATTCCTGGTTTAACTGCCAAATCAGTAGATGGAGCAAGCGCATTTTCTTATCCGCTCATATTTTTACCATTCATTAGTTCAGCTTTTGTTCCAACAGATACGATGCCAACTGCAGTTCGTGTTTTTGCAGAAAATCAGCCCGTGACCTCAATTGTTAATACGATACGTGGATTGCTGTATTCAGAACCAATCGGGAATGATATTTGGATTGCGCTTGCTTGGTGTGTCGGAATTACCGTTGTTGCGTATGTTTTTGCGATAACTATTTATAAAAAAATGGTATAA
- a CDS encoding LM6179_1298 family efflux MFS transporter: MEQTKVKAVTIAVFVATFMAAIEGTIVSTAMPTIVSQLDGIELMNWIFSVYLLTSAVTVPIYGKLSDLYGRKNIFVIATIIFIIGSSLCGFAQNMEQLIIFRAIQGIGAGGILPSTMTIIADVYPFEKRAKVLGFMGSAWGIAGVFGPLVGGFLVDQLSWHWIFFINVPIGILTILLILLYLREKVEHVKLPIDYLGASFFTVALLGLLFALQRAGESLNWTEPLVVILFAVSIVLFIAFYFVEKRAKDPIMPFVLFKNPVVLIGNLIGFLISAFLIGINVYIPMWAQGMLGHGATIAGFMLAPLSVTWIIGSFIGGKLLMTLGNRHTVGIGVLITAASGLILALFPASTNDIFFYLNSAFMGFGFGIIFTTTTVTVQDAVPRFQTGIATASNTLFRTVGQTIGVAVFGTIFNSVLTSEFRAAAGSEVNRSNLNQLISPQTSGNVSADLVDPLRDILYSGLHMVFWVMFACCIVSYFIHFILPKKHISGEK, encoded by the coding sequence TTGGAACAAACAAAAGTAAAAGCCGTTACCATCGCCGTATTTGTCGCAACATTTATGGCAGCTATTGAAGGTACCATCGTGAGTACTGCGATGCCAACGATTGTAAGTCAGTTGGACGGCATAGAGTTAATGAACTGGATTTTTTCTGTTTATTTGCTAACATCAGCAGTGACGGTTCCGATTTACGGAAAACTGTCTGATTTGTATGGACGAAAAAATATTTTTGTGATTGCGACAATTATTTTTATTATTGGTTCATCACTTTGTGGATTTGCACAAAATATGGAACAATTAATTATTTTTCGCGCGATCCAAGGTATTGGAGCAGGTGGGATTTTACCATCTACTATGACGATTATCGCAGACGTGTATCCATTTGAAAAACGAGCAAAAGTACTTGGCTTCATGGGTTCCGCTTGGGGTATCGCTGGCGTATTTGGACCACTTGTTGGAGGATTTTTAGTAGACCAACTTTCATGGCATTGGATTTTCTTCATCAATGTCCCAATCGGTATTTTAACAATCCTACTTATTTTGCTTTATTTACGCGAAAAAGTGGAACATGTCAAACTACCAATTGACTATTTAGGTGCCTCGTTCTTTACGGTGGCTCTGCTTGGATTATTATTTGCGTTACAGCGAGCCGGGGAATCACTCAACTGGACAGAACCGCTCGTCGTTATTCTTTTTGCCGTTTCGATTGTGTTATTTATTGCTTTTTATTTTGTCGAAAAACGTGCAAAAGATCCGATTATGCCATTTGTATTATTTAAAAACCCAGTGGTGTTAATTGGGAACTTAATTGGTTTCTTGATTAGTGCCTTCCTAATTGGAATTAACGTGTATATTCCAATGTGGGCACAAGGAATGCTTGGGCACGGGGCTACGATTGCTGGATTTATGCTTGCACCGCTTTCAGTTACATGGATAATTGGTTCATTTATCGGCGGCAAACTTTTAATGACGCTTGGAAATCGGCATACGGTTGGCATTGGCGTTTTAATTACTGCTGCAAGTGGATTAATTTTAGCCTTATTCCCCGCTTCCACAAATGATATCTTCTTCTATTTAAATAGTGCATTTATGGGATTTGGTTTTGGGATAATCTTTACAACAACAACTGTTACCGTTCAAGATGCAGTACCGCGATTCCAAACTGGTATTGCTACAGCTTCTAACACACTGTTTAGAACAGTTGGTCAAACAATCGGGGTCGCTGTCTTTGGAACTATCTTCAACTCAGTTCTTACAAGCGAATTCCGCGCTGCAGCTGGCAGTGAAGTAAATCGTAGTAATCTAAACCAACTAATTAGCCCACAAACTTCTGGCAACGTTAGTGCAGACCTTGTTGATCCGCTTCGAGATATTTTATATAGCGGGCTTCATATGGTTTTCTGGGTTATGTTTGCTTGCTGTATCGTTAGTTATTTTATTCATTTTATCTTACCGAAAAAACATATTTCCGGTGAAAAATAA
- a CDS encoding M42 family metallopeptidase → MSYEPNTKETMQKIKELTSIPSPTGNTGKIIEKLAKDLDASKIPYHLNNKGGLIVTLPGKDDTKHRMLTAHVDTLGAMVKEIKADGRLLLTLIGGYRFNAIEGEYCTIETSDGDLYSGTILMHQTSVHVYKDAGTAERNDKNMEVRLDVKALDADKVRALGIEVGDFVSFDPRVQIINDEYIKSRHLDDKASVAILLQLINHIHENKLELPHTTHFLISNNEEIGYGGNSNIPSETVEYLAVDMGALGDGQTSDEYTVSICAKDGSGPYHLGLRKHLVELAKSNNIDYKVDIYPFYASDASAAINAGNDIVHGLIGPGIDASHAYERTHRDSLYHTEKLVYAYLFSNILK, encoded by the coding sequence TTGTCATACGAACCAAATACAAAAGAAACAATGCAAAAAATTAAAGAATTAACATCTATCCCAAGCCCAACTGGCAATACAGGGAAAATCATCGAAAAACTGGCAAAAGATTTAGATGCTTCAAAAATCCCTTACCATTTAAACAACAAAGGTGGATTAATCGTAACGCTTCCTGGGAAAGACGACACGAAACACCGTATGCTAACCGCCCATGTGGATACGCTGGGTGCAATGGTCAAAGAAATTAAAGCAGACGGACGATTACTTTTAACCTTAATTGGAGGCTACCGTTTTAACGCGATTGAAGGCGAATATTGTACCATTGAGACAAGTGATGGAGATTTGTATAGTGGCACCATTTTAATGCATCAAACTTCTGTCCATGTCTATAAAGATGCTGGGACTGCTGAGCGTAATGACAAAAATATGGAAGTTCGCTTAGATGTAAAAGCATTAGATGCAGACAAAGTTCGTGCGCTTGGAATAGAAGTAGGGGATTTTGTTTCGTTTGATCCGCGCGTGCAAATTATTAATGATGAATATATCAAATCTCGCCATTTGGATGATAAAGCAAGTGTCGCGATTTTATTACAACTAATCAATCATATTCACGAAAATAAACTGGAGCTTCCTCATACAACCCATTTCCTCATCTCTAATAATGAAGAAATTGGCTATGGTGGTAATTCTAACATTCCGTCTGAAACGGTGGAATATTTAGCTGTCGATATGGGAGCCCTTGGTGACGGACAAACGTCTGATGAATACACTGTTTCTATTTGTGCAAAAGATGGTAGTGGCCCGTATCACCTTGGTTTGCGCAAACATTTAGTGGAGCTTGCTAAAAGCAATAATATTGATTATAAAGTGGATATTTATCCGTTTTATGCGTCTGATGCGAGTGCGGCAATTAATGCTGGTAATGATATTGTCCATGGTTTGATTGGACCAGGTATTGATGCTAGCCATGCATATGAACGCACACACCGCGATTCACTTTACCATACAGAAAAATTAGTTTATGCATATTTATTTTCAAATATATTGAAATAG